The Macaca nemestrina isolate mMacNem1 chromosome 15, mMacNem.hap1, whole genome shotgun sequence genome segment AAGAGATTTGGTTGAAAAGCATCACTAGCAGGAGGTATGAAGGGTAAGCAGGAAATGAGGTGGGACtgtttcttccttgcctcctcAATCTGGGTCTCTGCAGGCTGGCTTTGTCCTTGACTTGAGGCCATAGTTCTGTCACAGAGCCTTCTCCACATACCTCTGGTAGCCACCACTGCCCTGTGGCACTTCAGGGCCATGGGGGTAATGCCAGTCCTGCTACTCGCCCCAGGGGGAACTTTGTGGTTCCCCTATATCCTGTCTACGCCTTTAGAAATAGTCTCTTTATTAAACTCTTCTCAAATGACTCAATTTAAATGTGCCATTTGTTTCCTGCCAAATCCCTAACTTCAGTTAGCTAAGCATGTCAACATTTCGAAGTCATATCTAGAGCCAATTCTTCAAATGGGCAGTGAACCAGTCTTTTGGAGCTAAATGTGAGGAAAAAATACACTTAAATATTAAGATTTAAAAACGTGAAAATCCTTGTCAAAGCCGGACTCTCAGAAACAAGAGACTAACATCAATGAGTTCATCCAGCCCCAAAActattctctttctcctccatAACCCATGGTTCATAACCCATGGTTCTCAATTTCTGTCTATTGCTCTTATTAGCAGTGATCACTTTTCTGTATTTACTTGTGTCAGAAGAACACATTTTCTGATGATCAACCTTCCTTATTGTTGTCAGTTCAAATTCTGAATCTAAAATATTGGgtaacagcctgggcaacatagcaagccctcatctctactaaaaatttaaaaaattagttgggcatggtggcacgtgcctgtagtcccagctactcaggaggctgagacaggagtctctctctctctcttttttttttttttttttttttgacatagtctctgtctctgtcacccaggctggagtgcagtggcgagatctcggctcactgcaagctctgccacccaggttcacgccatcctcctgcctcagcctcccaagtagctgggactacaggcgcctgccaccatgccaggctaatttttgtatttttagtagagatggggtttcaccgtggtagccaggatggtctcaatctcctgacctcatgatccgcctgccccagcctccggaagtgctgggattacaggtgtgagccacctcgcgcGGCCCGACAGGAGTATTTCTTGAGCCCAAggtgtggaggttgcagcgagccaagatcatgcagctgcactccagcctggataacagagtgagaccctgtctcaaaaaaataaaataaaataaaataaaacaaaggtagAAGCCTGCAGAATTTAATGCTtttgtgtgtataaatatttatgactaTATCCTAAGACTTCTCAGAAAGCAGctctaaaatttgattttatattgcatgtagtcattttaaatttacatgtGAAAAGATATTCTACTTACAATGATTCTTATTTCTCAAGATAtctttattttgaattccttttattttacattgattcttcttttcttctaagagattttctcttttattgattACATTACTTGATGTTCTTTGTTCCAATATGTGTGGTAAATATTGTTTGATTTCATTCGCTGATACCTACAAAGAAAAAGACTGTTGCTCATTTTGTTCATGTGTGAGttttttcaaatgaaacaaaGGAAAGTGAAAAATTCATATATTCATGGCAAAAATACAAGCTTAATGCAATTACTCTAATTCTTGCTTTTTTCAAATCAAATTGACAGATGGCTTACTTCACTTTAGAAATCCATGTTTTATGAATAAAAACCTTTTAAACCTATTATATTGTCATCCGAACTGCAGAACCAAGCATTAAAAGCTAAATGTTACAAATAAAATAGtaggagaattttaaaaatttaccttcCACTGGTAAGTTGTCATGGCAATGTCAATTGTGTTAGCTAAAAAAAATGAAGACGTTAATATTGCCTTACACATTACAACAAATTTATAATGGGTGGAAAGTATAGAAAATCTTCTGATtgactttaaaataacaatatttcccaaaatattaaaacaatatttccCAAAGGTCCTTTTCAGAAGTTATATAATTACAATTAATCTTTTTTAAGTAGGGTAATAGGCTTAGGGGATTATTTCTGAGTAGTAGAAAACAATGCAGGAATTAAGGGAGAAAATTAAAGCTTTATGAAAGTAAATATTCATGATTTACCTACGTAATTTTCAGGGTAAATTATATTGAAAgattaaaatttttcctttgtcaattattactatcattattattatttttgagacggagtctcactctgtcacccacgctggagtgcagtggcgcgatctcagctcactgcaacctccgcctcccgggatcaagtgattgtcctgccttagcctcctgagtaactgagactacaggcgcgtgccaccatgcctggctaatttttgtatttttagtagaaacagggtttcaccatgttggccaggttgttctcaaacttctgacctctggtgatctgccctcctcggccccccaaagtgctgggaatacaggcatgagccaccgcacctggccttctttgTGAATTACTACTTCTAAGAATCaagattttttgtttgattttttttccttttcttcagtgtagtttaaactttcttttctggCATGCTTAAATCCTTTGAGGTGGTAGCAAAGACATCAGGGCAATGACCCAGGGGACAGAGCAAGCAGAGACATGAAGCCACGTAAAGGACTTTTTAACAACAACTttaggctaggcacggtggctcacacctgtaatcccagcattgtatGAGGCCGAGGTGtctggattgcctgaggtcaggagttcgagaccagcctggccaacatgaaaccctgtcgctactaaaaaaacaaaatattagccaggcctggtggtgcgtgcctgtaatcccaactactcgggaggcgaggcaggagaatcgcttgaaccctggaggcagaggttacagggagctgagatcgcaccactgtactacagcctggcaacagagtgactctcaaaaactaaaataaaaataaaaacagctttaatgagatataattcacatattataaattatatattaacccatttaaagtgtacaattcaatggttgtTTAGAATATTCACAGACTTGTGCAACCATTATCATGgtcagttttaaaacatttttatcacctttaagaaaaaaaccacaaatcCTTTAGctatctccttcccttccctgtacTCCCATCCTCCCTACCCCAAccctaagcaaccactaatctatgcTTTATCTTTATAGATTTCTCTATTGTGGGACATTGATATgaatagaatcatatagtatgtgatttttttgtgtgactggcttctttcacctagATTTGTTTTCAAGGttgatccatgttgtagcatatatcagcaCTTCAATTCTTTCTATGgctaaattaaataatatgctccaTGCTGTCATTCAGAGACCCAAGCAGATATTAAATAGATACTGTGCCAGCTTCAACATGTGGATTCCAAGGTCTCCTGGAGCATCAGTATCTAGcagatagaaagagaaagagcctgGAAGATTATGTGGAGAAaaggtttctgttttgttttgctttgtgtcaTTTGGCTTGCTTTGCTTTCTtggtttgctttgctttctttaaTAGGCCAGACCTGGAAGGGGCACATAGTGCTTTtagccactttctttttttaaattttaattaaaatttattagatGTTTAGTAAGTACATAATAGCTCAGTAAACATaaggtttttttggtttatttgtttgtttgtttaaatttctgcaggttttgggggaacaggtggtatctGGTTACAcgagttcttcagtggtgatttgtgagattttggtgcacacaTTACCCAAGTAGTATACACGGAACCCCATTTGTAGCCTTTTATTCCTtaccctcttcccaccctttcccaccaattcccccaaagtccattgtatcattcttatggctttgcatcctcatagcttagctcccacttatgagtgacaatatccaatgtttggttttccattcctgagttacttcgctTATAATAAAATTATCCAGTCCCATCCAAGTTGCTTTGAATGCTgttaactcattcctttttatgactgagtagtattctatatatatatagagagagagaaagagtagtattccatatatataacatatatgtatatatgttatatgtatatacacatatgtatatatgttgtatgtatatatacatatgtgtatatatgttatgtgtacacatctatgtatatatatgtatagatacatatatgtatgcatgtatacatgtatatatgtaatgtatatacatatatatgtatatatatcacagtttatctgctcgttgattgatgggcatttgggctggttctatatttttgcaattgtgaattgtgctgctataaacctgtgtgcaagcatcttttttgtataatgatatcttttcctctgggtagatacccagtagtgggattgctggatcaaatggtagttctacttttagttctttaaggaatcttcacactgttttccacagtggttgttctagtttacattcccacagcagtgtagaagtgttcccttttcaccacatccatgccaacatccattatt includes the following:
- the LOC139358359 gene encoding protein sel-1 homolog 2-like; the encoded protein is MRMQSHKNDTMDFGGIGGKGWEEANTIDIAMTTYQWKVSANEIKQYLPHILEQRTSSNVINKRENLLEEKKNQCKIKGIQNKDILRNKNHLQKQAEKNFTDEGDQLFKMGIKVLQQSKSQKQKEDLPTFCQSS